In Vagococcus luciliae, one genomic interval encodes:
- the iolE gene encoding myo-inosose-2 dehydratase, whose product MTIKLGIAPIAWTNDDMPELGKENTFEQCISEMALAGYTGTEIGNKYPKNPEELKSFLEPRGLSVASAWFSAFLTTKPFEETKEAFMLHRDFLHAMGAKVIVVSEQGHSVQGQMETPVFDKKPEFTEEEWEKLTSGLDKLGELANEKDMSIVYHHHMGTGVQTTDEINRLMAETDPKKVSLLYDTGHLVFSGEDPIEVYQTHKDRIKHIHFKDIRKEKMSDVKHESYSFLQGVKKGVFTVPGDGMIDFAPIWKEIEKDGYEGWIVVEAEQDPAKANPFIYAKAARNYINLTTGL is encoded by the coding sequence ATGACAATTAAGTTAGGGATTGCACCAATCGCTTGGACAAATGATGATATGCCGGAATTAGGTAAGGAAAATACGTTTGAACAATGTATCAGTGAAATGGCATTAGCAGGGTACACAGGAACAGAAATTGGAAACAAATATCCAAAAAATCCAGAAGAATTGAAAAGCTTTTTAGAGCCACGAGGATTATCAGTAGCCAGTGCATGGTTTAGTGCCTTTTTAACAACGAAACCATTTGAAGAGACAAAAGAAGCCTTTATGTTACATCGTGACTTTTTACATGCAATGGGAGCAAAAGTCATCGTTGTGTCAGAACAAGGACATAGTGTACAAGGTCAAATGGAGACACCTGTTTTTGATAAAAAACCTGAATTTACAGAAGAAGAATGGGAAAAATTAACAAGTGGGTTAGATAAATTAGGCGAGTTGGCAAATGAAAAAGATATGTCCATTGTTTATCATCATCACATGGGGACTGGTGTTCAAACAACTGATGAAATCAATCGTTTGATGGCTGAGACAGATCCTAAAAAAGTATCACTATTATATGATACGGGTCACTTAGTTTTCTCAGGTGAAGATCCAATTGAAGTGTATCAAACACACAAAGACCGTATTAAACATATTCATTTTAAAGATATTCGTAAAGAAAAAATGAGTGATGTGAAGCATGAATCTTATAGTTTCTTACAGGGCGTAAAAAAAGGCGTATTCACTGTTCCAGGAGATGGCATGATTGATTTTGCACCAATTTGGAAAGAAATTGAAAAAGATGGTTATGAAGGATGGATTGTCGTAGAGGCAGAACAAGATCCAGCAAAAGCTAATCCGTTTATTTATGCAAAAGCTGCTCGTAATTATATTAATTTAACTACTGGTTTATAA